In Mytilus trossulus isolate FHL-02 chromosome 6, PNRI_Mtr1.1.1.hap1, whole genome shotgun sequence, a single window of DNA contains:
- the LOC134721033 gene encoding tubulin-specific chaperone cofactor E-like protein isoform X2, with amino-acid sequence MTASTGISMVEAIHQKYDDDVETCIHIHIPASAPGKTESGNLVIPPILALHDSNISGAGDTDRLGTLCKQVQELDLTKNCIKDWNQVIDIIEKLPKLRFLNLTSNPIENRSSWQCDKQFPNITNLILNDTTVSWECLMKLLHVFPRVEELHLSLNGYSSVDLHGDFRYPPLSRLYLNGNKIQDWTEMCRLGQCFPHLENLVAMESELTTIMSDNDLKETFPCLKSLNLTKTKLASWEDIEVFREFPVLVDLRIKDLPFIQTLPEKERRQNIVSRLPTITKLNGSPIHEQEREEAERAYIRNFLDAESKPQRFYELKKIHGKVEHLADIDLAPDDLHYHIKVKFENKEEMMDILKDQTVKDLKKLLQNFCGLSVDKMKIFEYKSDYDNLYLMRSEIRSLHSYRFTELDEIHIYRVETKVISKGDYEIVEKKDRK; translated from the exons ATGACTGCCTCTACAGGAATATCAATGGTTGAAGCAATTCATCAAAAATATGATGATGATGTGGAAACGtgtatacatatacacataCCAGCTTCTGCGCCTGGGAAAACAG AATCTGGTAACTTAGTGATTCCACCCATCTTAGCTTTGCATGACAGTAATATAAGTGGAGCAGGAGATACAGACCGTCTTGGCACACTATGTAAACAAGTCCAAGAACTAGATCTCACCAAAAACTGTATCAAGGATTGGAACCAG GTAATAGATATTATAGAAAAACTACCAAAACTGAGATTCCTGAATTTAACCAGTAATCCAATTGAAAACAGGTCGTCATGGCAATGTGATAAACAGTTTCCTAACATAACCAATCTAATTCTGAATGACACAACTGTATCATGGGAATGTTTGATGAAACTTCTGCATGTCTTTCCAAG ggtTGAAGAAttacatttaagtttgaatGGATACAGTTCAGTGGATTTGCATGGTGATTTCAGATATCCCCCACTGTCCAGGTTGTATCTTAATGGAAATAAAATCCAGGATTGGACTGAAATGTGTCGTTTAGGACAGTGCTTTCCTcatttagaaaatttagttgCTATGGAATCAGAATTGACGACCATCATGAGTGATAATGATTTGAAAGAAACATTTCCCTGCCTTAAATCactaaatttaacaaaaaccaAATTGGCATCATGGGAAGACATTGAAGTATTTAGAGAATTCCCAGTGTTAGTTGATCTCAGGATAAAAGATTTACCATTTATACAG ACATTGCCTGAGAAAGAGAGAAGACAAAATATTGTATCCAGACTTCCAACCATCACCAAGTTAAATGGTAGTCCTATACATGAGCAGGAAAGAGAAGAGGCAGAAAGAGCCTATATCAGAAACTTTCTAGATGCTGAATCCAAACCTCAAAG attttatgaATTGAAGAAAATACATGGGAAAGTAGAACACCTTGCCGATATTGATTTAGCACCTGATGACCTTCATTATCACATTAAGgtcaaatttgaaaacaaagaagaaatgatggacattttaaaagatcaaacagtcaaagatttgaagaaattacttcaaaacttttgtgGACTCTCCGTtgacaaaatgaagatttttgaGTATAAATCTGATTATGATAATTTATATCTAATGAGATCAGAAATAAGGTCACTTCATTCATATCGCTTTACAGAACTTgatgaaatacatatatatcgTGTAGAAACAAAAGTTATTTCAAAGGGAGATTACGAAATTGTggaaaaaaaagatagaaaataa
- the LOC134721033 gene encoding tubulin-specific chaperone cofactor E-like protein isoform X1, with protein sequence MTASTGISMVEAIHQKYDDDVETCIHIHIPASAPGKTESGNLVIPPILALHDSNISGAGDTDRLGTLCKQVQELDLTKNCIKDWNQVIDIIEKLPKLRFLNLTSNPIENRSSWQCDKQFPNITNLILNDTTVSWECLMKLLHVFPRVEELHLSLNGYSSVDLHGDFRYPPLSRLYLNGNKIQDWTEMCRLGQCFPHLENLVAMESELTTIMSDNDLKETFPCLKSLNLTKTKLASWEDIEVFREFPVLVDLRIKDLPFIQTLPEKERRQNIVSRLPTITKLNGSPIHEQEREEAERAYIRNFLDAESKPQRFYELEEIHGKLKHLADIELSPGDLYYHIKVKYGDKEEMMDILKDQTVKDLKKLLQNFCGLSVDKMKIFEYKSDYDNLYLMRSEIRSLHSYRFTELDEIYIYHVETKVISKGDYEIEENGIAKLMYPTF encoded by the exons ATGACTGCCTCTACAGGAATATCAATGGTTGAAGCAATTCATCAAAAATATGATGATGATGTGGAAACGtgtatacatatacacataCCAGCTTCTGCGCCTGGGAAAACAG AATCTGGTAACTTAGTGATTCCACCCATCTTAGCTTTGCATGACAGTAATATAAGTGGAGCAGGAGATACAGACCGTCTTGGCACACTATGTAAACAAGTCCAAGAACTAGATCTCACCAAAAACTGTATCAAGGATTGGAACCAG GTAATAGATATTATAGAAAAACTACCAAAACTGAGATTCCTGAATTTAACCAGTAATCCAATTGAAAACAGGTCGTCATGGCAATGTGATAAACAGTTTCCTAACATAACCAATCTAATTCTGAATGACACAACTGTATCATGGGAATGTTTGATGAAACTTCTGCATGTCTTTCCAAG ggtTGAAGAAttacatttaagtttgaatGGATACAGTTCAGTGGATTTGCATGGTGATTTCAGATATCCCCCACTGTCCAGGTTGTATCTTAATGGAAATAAAATCCAGGATTGGACTGAAATGTGTCGTTTAGGACAGTGCTTTCCTcatttagaaaatttagttgCTATGGAATCAGAATTGACGACCATCATGAGTGATAATGATTTGAAAGAAACATTTCCCTGCCTTAAATCactaaatttaacaaaaaccaAATTGGCATCATGGGAAGACATTGAAGTATTTAGAGAATTCCCAGTGTTAGTTGATCTCAGGATAAAAGATTTACCATTTATACAG ACATTGCCTGAGAAAGAGAGAAGACAAAATATTGTATCCAGACTTCCAACCATCACCAAGTTAAATGGTAGTCCTATACATGAGCAGGAAAGAGAAGAGGCAGAAAGAGCCTATATCAGAAACTTTCTAGATGCTGAATCCAAACCTCAAAG ATTTTATGAATTGGAGGAAATTCATGGAAAATTAAAACATCTCGCAGATATTGAATTATCCCCTGGTGACCTTTATTATCACATCAAGGTCAAATATGGAGATAAAGAAGAAATGATGGACATTTTAAAAGATCAAACTGTCAAAGATTTGAAGAAattacttcaaaacttttgtgGACTCTCCGTtgacaaaatgaagatttttgaGTATAAATCTGATTATGATAATTTATATCTAATGAGATCAGAAATAAGGTCGCTTCATTCATATCGCTTTACAGAACttgatgaaatatatatatatcatgtagaAACAAAAGTAATTTCAAAGGGAGATTATGAAATTGAAGAAAATGGTATAGCAAAATTAATGTATCCTACATTCTGA
- the LOC134721033 gene encoding tubulin-specific chaperone cofactor E-like protein isoform X3 translates to MTASTGISMVEAIHQKYDDDVETCIHIHIPASAPGKTESGNLVIPPILALHDSNISGAGDTDRLGTLCKQVQELDLTKNCIKDWNQVIDIIEKLPKLRFLNLTSNPIENRSSWQCDKQFPNITNLILNDTTVSWECLMKLLHVFPRVEELHLSLNGYSSVDLHGDFRYPPLSRLYLNGNKIQDWTEMCRLGQCFPHLENLVAMESELTTIMSDNDLKETFPCLKSLNLTKTKLASWEDIEVFREFPVLVDLRIKDLPFIQTLPEKERRQNIVSRLPTITKLNGSPIHEQEREEAERAYIRNFLDAESKPQRFYELEKIHGKLKHLVDIDLSPDLYYHMKVKYGDKEDMMDILKDQTVKDLKKLLQNFCGLPSNRIKIFEYKPDYNQLHQLKSNIRSLHSYRWTELDEIHIYPSETYVSPDLSVHICEGHAKD, encoded by the exons ATGACTGCCTCTACAGGAATATCAATGGTTGAAGCAATTCATCAAAAATATGATGATGATGTGGAAACGtgtatacatatacacataCCAGCTTCTGCGCCTGGGAAAACAG AATCTGGTAACTTAGTGATTCCACCCATCTTAGCTTTGCATGACAGTAATATAAGTGGAGCAGGAGATACAGACCGTCTTGGCACACTATGTAAACAAGTCCAAGAACTAGATCTCACCAAAAACTGTATCAAGGATTGGAACCAG GTAATAGATATTATAGAAAAACTACCAAAACTGAGATTCCTGAATTTAACCAGTAATCCAATTGAAAACAGGTCGTCATGGCAATGTGATAAACAGTTTCCTAACATAACCAATCTAATTCTGAATGACACAACTGTATCATGGGAATGTTTGATGAAACTTCTGCATGTCTTTCCAAG ggtTGAAGAAttacatttaagtttgaatGGATACAGTTCAGTGGATTTGCATGGTGATTTCAGATATCCCCCACTGTCCAGGTTGTATCTTAATGGAAATAAAATCCAGGATTGGACTGAAATGTGTCGTTTAGGACAGTGCTTTCCTcatttagaaaatttagttgCTATGGAATCAGAATTGACGACCATCATGAGTGATAATGATTTGAAAGAAACATTTCCCTGCCTTAAATCactaaatttaacaaaaaccaAATTGGCATCATGGGAAGACATTGAAGTATTTAGAGAATTCCCAGTGTTAGTTGATCTCAGGATAAAAGATTTACCATTTATACAG ACATTGCCTGAGAAAGAGAGAAGACAAAATATTGTATCCAGACTTCCAACCATCACCAAGTTAAATGGTAGTCCTATACATGAGCAGGAAAGAGAAGAGGCAGAAAGAGCCTATATCAGAAACTTTCTAGATGCTGAATCCAAACCTCAAAG ATTTTATGAATTGGAGAAAATTCATGGGAAATTAAAACACCTTGTGGATATTGATTTGTCCCCTGACCTTTATTATCACATGAAGGTCAAATATGGAGATAAAGAAGACATGATGGACATTTTAAAAGATCAAACAGTCAAAGATTTGAAGAAATTACTTCAAAATTTCTGCGGACTCCCAAGTAAcagaattaaaatttttgaGTATAAACCAGATTATAATCAGTTACATCAATTGAAGTCTAATATAAGGTCACTTCATTCTTATCGTTGGACAGAACTAGATGAAATACACATTTATCCTTCAGAAACATATGTAAGTCCAGATCTCAGTGTTCATATTTGTGAGGGGCATGCTAAAGACTAA